The Streptomyces cynarae genome contains a region encoding:
- a CDS encoding acyl-CoA dehydrogenase family protein, producing the protein MEPNQGRGGILALLDRKPVSDRTAEWLARVDRIAPVVEKWREEGERRRSSPVAVFEALQDGGFHRMLVARDLGGSQVPLETGSEVLQALARHDPAVAWQMAVQAAIGRLSDYLPEQAARELFRDQDALVVGSVNPTGQAEAVDGGYRLSGRWGFASGSAHAAWLVCAARVTVDGTPRTTEHGPDIRMLFVPRTAVRMLDNWHTLGLRGTGSEDYEIDGVFVGEEYTVSQRDMFSAPPDRPSRGYGISYYDFGLFGSSSTVLGTARAALREFQRLATVKKPMAGTSTLAASHTVQDRFARAEAQVRASRLLLADAAWHAEQFGEVGAEPLSATVRLAAATVAEHCCEAISSLFTVAGTSSLYASSMLERYFRDAHSAAKHITLSPTNIEMVGQYLLGGGLSMRR; encoded by the coding sequence ATGGAACCGAACCAAGGCCGCGGGGGAATCCTCGCGCTGCTGGACAGGAAACCCGTATCGGATCGGACCGCGGAGTGGCTCGCCCGCGTCGACAGGATCGCCCCGGTTGTCGAGAAGTGGCGGGAGGAGGGCGAACGGCGCAGGTCCTCTCCCGTGGCGGTCTTCGAGGCCCTGCAGGACGGCGGGTTCCACCGGATGCTGGTCGCCCGTGACCTCGGCGGCTCCCAGGTGCCGCTGGAGACCGGATCCGAGGTCCTCCAGGCCCTGGCACGCCACGACCCGGCGGTCGCGTGGCAGATGGCGGTGCAGGCCGCGATCGGCCGGCTGTCGGACTACCTGCCGGAACAGGCGGCACGTGAACTGTTCCGCGACCAGGACGCGCTGGTGGTCGGCTCGGTCAACCCCACCGGTCAGGCAGAGGCGGTCGACGGCGGCTACCGCCTCTCCGGCCGCTGGGGTTTCGCGAGTGGCTCGGCACACGCCGCCTGGCTGGTGTGCGCGGCCCGGGTCACCGTCGACGGCACCCCGCGGACGACGGAGCACGGCCCGGACATCCGGATGCTCTTCGTCCCCAGGACCGCCGTACGCATGCTGGACAACTGGCACACCCTGGGCCTGCGCGGCACGGGCAGCGAGGACTACGAGATCGACGGCGTCTTCGTGGGAGAGGAGTACACCGTGTCCCAGCGGGACATGTTCTCCGCTCCGCCCGACCGCCCGTCCCGCGGCTACGGGATCAGTTACTACGACTTCGGCCTGTTCGGATCGTCGTCGACCGTCCTCGGGACGGCGCGCGCGGCGCTGCGGGAGTTCCAGCGGCTCGCCACCGTCAAGAAGCCGATGGCCGGAACGAGCACCCTCGCCGCGAGTCACACGGTGCAGGACCGGTTCGCCCGCGCCGAGGCGCAGGTGAGGGCCTCCCGACTGCTGCTGGCGGACGCCGCCTGGCATGCCGAACAGTTCGGCGAGGTGGGTGCGGAGCCGCTGAGCGCCACCGTCCGGCTGGCCGCGGCGACCGTGGCCGAGCACTGCTGCGAGGCGATCTCCAGCCTGTTCACCGTGGCGGGCACCTCCTCGCTGTACGCGAGCAGCATGCTCGAACGCTACTTCCGTGACGCGCACTCGGCCGCGAAACACATCACGCTCTCGCCGACCAACATCGAGATGGTCGGCCAGTACCTCCTCGGCGGCGGTCTGAGCATGCGCCGCTGA
- a CDS encoding ParB/RepB/Spo0J family partition protein has product MAVDALVPGDSPRAGDVDLDYARSLMATRELPPILVCRRTMRVIDGMHRLTAAMLAGRREIDVHYFDGDDEEAFVQAVQANLHRGRRLSQQERSAAAHRILAAYPQWSDRAIAQAAGLSTKTVAAIRRRSSGDGPQSHIRVGRDGRARPVDAAAGRRRAAAYLRENPDASLRRIASAAGVSLGTARDVRARMQRGEDPVLRKDTGALAEPVPLAAVEAGEDLAVPMRHRVAHNDPLAVLARDPSLRFSDTGKRLLRLLDNRALVGAERDLLLAAVPRYSRAVLIAAVHQHIDVWRAFVNVLDQAS; this is encoded by the coding sequence GTGGCGGTCGACGCACTGGTGCCCGGCGACTCCCCCCGGGCCGGAGATGTGGATCTGGACTACGCCAGATCGCTGATGGCGACACGGGAACTGCCGCCGATCCTGGTGTGCCGCCGCACGATGCGCGTGATCGACGGAATGCACCGGCTCACGGCGGCGATGCTGGCCGGTCGCCGCGAGATCGATGTCCACTACTTCGACGGGGACGACGAGGAGGCATTCGTCCAGGCAGTCCAGGCCAATCTGCACCGCGGCCGGCGGCTGAGCCAACAGGAGCGATCGGCCGCCGCCCACAGGATCCTGGCGGCCTACCCGCAGTGGTCGGACCGGGCGATCGCCCAGGCCGCCGGTCTGTCCACCAAGACGGTCGCGGCGATTCGGCGGCGTTCATCCGGGGACGGACCTCAGTCGCACATCAGGGTGGGCCGGGACGGCCGTGCCCGCCCCGTGGACGCGGCCGCCGGCCGGAGACGCGCGGCTGCCTACCTGCGCGAGAACCCCGACGCGTCGCTGCGCCGGATCGCCTCCGCCGCCGGTGTCTCCCTGGGCACCGCCCGTGACGTCCGGGCGAGGATGCAGCGAGGTGAGGACCCGGTCCTGCGGAAGGACACCGGCGCCCTGGCCGAGCCGGTGCCGCTGGCCGCGGTCGAGGCCGGTGAAGACCTCGCCGTGCCGATGCGGCACCGTGTCGCGCACAATGATCCCCTCGCCGTCCTCGCCCGTGATCCTTCGTTACGGTTCTCGGACACCGGTAAGCGGTTGCTGCGCCTGCTGGACAACCGCGCTCTCGTGGGAGCCGAGAGAGACCTGCTGCTGGCGGCCGTACCTCGGTACAGCCGGGCGGTGCTGATCGCGGCGGTGCATCAGCACATCGACGTGTGGCGGGCGTTCGTCAACGTTCTGGACCAGGCGAGCTGA